A region from the Sandaracinus amylolyticus genome encodes:
- a CDS encoding PQQ-binding-like beta-propeller repeat protein — protein sequence MRRRDALVALGVIAASSRAHAWPVRTGRYAELAHGIDPAHPEPGEHGGASRAGQLIGDVPMQEPRIVWTRDSDPAARARSREPIVAADGTIAVATGQGLSVIGMDGAERFAIALGPVDGAPALMPGDGIVAISRAGRAVVVSRAGTVRAQAELGFGVSESPLVLDDGSMIVVGTDRSLRRIDPSLSERWRLELPNGIGKAPTRDGDRAIVVAGEDLVVVTLDGEIERVIPLGGRAHASASRAGSGRLWVPLVPGELVAIDERRRIAQRIALGARMGTAERIAIAPDGSLRVPKRQQGLVAIGASGADTWSLAAELAFDFPARVDRHGVTLVADRGPRLVAIERDGTVRWRARLPMHVMSGAIVTREGAIVCVGMEGSVFAMR from the coding sequence GTGCGACGCCGTGATGCGCTCGTCGCGCTCGGCGTGATCGCGGCATCGAGCCGCGCGCACGCGTGGCCGGTGCGCACCGGTCGCTACGCGGAGCTCGCGCACGGGATCGACCCCGCGCACCCCGAGCCCGGCGAGCACGGCGGCGCGTCGCGCGCGGGGCAGCTGATCGGCGACGTGCCGATGCAGGAGCCGCGCATCGTGTGGACGCGCGACAGCGATCCCGCGGCGCGTGCGCGCTCGCGCGAGCCGATCGTCGCGGCCGACGGAACGATCGCGGTCGCGACGGGGCAAGGCCTGTCGGTGATCGGCATGGACGGCGCGGAGCGCTTCGCGATCGCGCTCGGCCCGGTCGACGGCGCGCCCGCGCTGATGCCGGGCGACGGCATCGTCGCGATCTCGCGCGCCGGGCGCGCGGTGGTCGTCTCGCGCGCGGGCACGGTGCGCGCGCAGGCCGAGCTCGGCTTCGGCGTGTCCGAGTCACCGCTGGTGCTCGACGACGGATCGATGATCGTCGTGGGCACCGATCGCTCGCTGCGGCGCATCGATCCTTCGCTCTCCGAGCGCTGGCGACTCGAGCTCCCGAACGGCATCGGCAAGGCGCCCACCCGTGATGGCGATCGGGCGATCGTCGTCGCGGGCGAGGACCTCGTCGTCGTCACGCTCGACGGCGAGATCGAGCGCGTGATCCCGCTCGGCGGTCGCGCTCACGCGTCCGCGTCGCGCGCGGGCTCGGGACGGCTGTGGGTGCCGCTCGTCCCGGGCGAGCTCGTCGCGATCGACGAGCGCCGTCGCATCGCGCAGCGCATCGCGCTCGGCGCGCGGATGGGCACCGCGGAGCGCATCGCGATCGCGCCCGACGGATCGCTGCGCGTCCCGAAGCGCCAGCAGGGGCTCGTCGCGATCGGAGCGAGCGGCGCGGACACGTGGTCGCTCGCGGCGGAGCTCGCGTTCGACTTCCCGGCGCGCGTCGATCGACACGGCGTGACGCTGGTCGCCGATCGCGGGCCGCGCCTCGTCGCGATCGAGCGCGACGGAACGGTGCGATGGCGCGCGCGCCTCCCGATGCACGTGATGAGCGGCGCGATCGTCACCCGCGAGGGCGCGATCGTGTGCGTCGGCATGGAGGGCTCGGTGTTCGCGATGCGGTGA
- a CDS encoding serine/threonine-protein kinase: MDAAAEPDVIERACPRCARPNPHDARYCAGCGHRFLGDDAEPEPMADPLVGRTLADRYRIEQMIGRGGMGVVYRVEHVRIGKLMAMKLLHGELSREKDVMRRFRREAEAASKLDHPSTVQVFDFGHADGLTYLVMELLGGKDLGAIVEHEGPLPFARVARIAAQIAGSVAQAHARGIVHRDLKPENVRVLHHEAGEGELVKVMDFGLAKLREHDDAAGASITRAGLIVGTPYYMAPEQIRGDGAEPRSDVYALGALMYKCLTGVPPFYAPTPVGVLTKHLTEPVVPPSARGPRRDLPPEADAIVLRALAKEPGDRPASMEALRDELLAWLRAEGEDTGAFAERATLPAIETDSGRRVQVATRSDVDRYERSLRAQSWALQAIGVAAIAAVIAGAAFAYRSASATVATTSRATSELEPNDGPAQASELPEGRELAGQLGRRMDAEHSDADVWSLDNAAGRGRAVAIDFSGLPNMDTVLEVFRAGQSEPLLVVDGAGIGGAERVPNLVLVDPRYFVRVREQWLPGRHPTENVSDAYRLRWSYVEPAPGDEREVNDTISLAEELPLGSARQGFVGWSGDADVFCVGADAPEALAILEPVPRLDLVLRVEERHLGTSRTIDASGASGGEQVALSDVRRGSTCLVISARDGEGAASSDPRERWSLRVMQGSRATP; this comes from the coding sequence GTGGACGCTGCGGCCGAGCCCGACGTGATCGAGCGCGCATGCCCGCGCTGCGCGCGCCCGAACCCGCACGACGCGCGCTACTGCGCCGGCTGCGGGCACCGCTTCCTCGGGGACGACGCCGAGCCCGAGCCGATGGCCGATCCGCTCGTCGGTCGCACGCTCGCGGATCGCTATCGCATCGAGCAGATGATCGGTCGCGGCGGCATGGGCGTCGTCTACCGCGTCGAGCACGTGCGCATCGGCAAGCTCATGGCGATGAAGCTCCTGCACGGCGAGCTCTCGCGCGAGAAGGACGTGATGCGTCGCTTCCGCCGCGAGGCCGAGGCGGCGAGCAAGCTCGATCATCCGAGCACCGTCCAGGTGTTCGACTTCGGCCACGCCGACGGGCTCACGTACCTCGTGATGGAGCTGCTCGGCGGGAAGGATCTCGGCGCGATCGTCGAGCACGAGGGGCCGCTCCCCTTCGCGCGCGTCGCGCGCATCGCCGCGCAGATCGCGGGCTCGGTCGCGCAGGCCCACGCGCGCGGCATCGTGCATCGCGACCTCAAGCCCGAGAACGTTCGCGTGCTGCACCACGAAGCGGGCGAGGGCGAGCTCGTGAAGGTGATGGACTTCGGCCTCGCGAAGCTGCGCGAGCACGACGACGCGGCGGGCGCGAGCATCACGCGCGCGGGGCTCATCGTCGGCACGCCGTACTACATGGCGCCCGAGCAGATCCGAGGCGACGGAGCGGAGCCGCGCAGCGACGTCTACGCGCTCGGCGCGCTCATGTACAAGTGCCTCACCGGCGTGCCGCCGTTCTACGCGCCGACGCCCGTCGGGGTGCTCACCAAGCACCTCACCGAGCCCGTGGTGCCGCCGAGCGCGCGCGGCCCCCGTCGTGATCTCCCGCCCGAGGCCGACGCGATCGTCCTCCGCGCGCTCGCGAAGGAGCCCGGCGATCGACCGGCGAGCATGGAGGCGCTGCGCGACGAGCTGCTCGCGTGGCTGCGCGCGGAGGGCGAGGACACCGGCGCGTTCGCGGAGCGCGCGACGCTGCCCGCGATCGAGACCGACTCGGGGCGCAGGGTGCAGGTCGCGACGCGCTCGGACGTCGATCGCTACGAGCGCTCGCTGCGCGCGCAGAGCTGGGCGCTCCAGGCGATCGGCGTCGCGGCGATCGCGGCGGTGATCGCCGGCGCCGCGTTCGCGTATCGATCCGCGTCGGCGACGGTCGCGACCACCTCGCGCGCCACGAGCGAGCTCGAGCCCAACGACGGACCGGCGCAGGCGAGCGAGCTCCCCGAGGGGCGCGAGCTCGCGGGACAGCTCGGTCGCCGCATGGACGCCGAGCACAGCGACGCGGACGTGTGGTCGCTCGACAACGCGGCAGGACGCGGTCGCGCCGTCGCGATCGACTTCTCGGGCCTGCCCAACATGGACACGGTGCTCGAGGTGTTCCGCGCGGGACAGAGCGAGCCGCTGCTCGTCGTCGACGGCGCGGGCATCGGCGGCGCGGAGCGCGTGCCGAACCTCGTGCTGGTCGATCCGCGCTACTTCGTCCGGGTGCGCGAGCAGTGGCTGCCCGGGCGTCATCCCACCGAGAACGTGTCCGACGCGTATCGCCTGCGCTGGAGCTACGTCGAGCCCGCGCCGGGCGACGAGCGCGAGGTGAACGACACGATCTCGCTCGCCGAGGAGCTCCCGCTCGGCAGCGCGCGCCAGGGCTTCGTCGGCTGGAGCGGCGATGCCGACGTGTTCTGCGTCGGCGCGGACGCGCCCGAGGCGCTCGCGATCCTCGAGCCGGTGCCGCGCCTCGATCTCGTGCTGCGCGTCGAGGAGCGACACCTCGGCACCTCGCGCACGATCGACGCGAGCGGTGCGAGCGGGGGCGAGCAGGTCGCGCTCTCGGACGTGCGTCGCGGCTCGACGTGCCTCGTGATCTCGGCGCGCGACGGCGAGGGCGCGGCGTCGAGCGATCCGCGCGAGCGCTGGTCGCTGCGCGTGATGCAGGGCTCGCGTGCGACGCCGTGA
- a CDS encoding zinc ribbon domain-containing protein — protein MSVAPTVCAACGHTISTDARFCGRCGAPVNVEIAAPPPASRGGHATMIGASLDELPGAPQKEPARTLIDAPLPPPPGAAPLPSSPFAPTPLNKTMLGVSLQPPPGERPDTLPDLPQQPEPAARAPQNRTMLGMPAIDAAAIAAAAQRASAPPAQPASTAAPAALAPPAAAPAAPMPPAAAPMPPAAAPMPPAAAPMPSAAAPMPSAAAPMPPAAAPMPPAAAPMPPAPAPIAPVAAEPAPAASKRAALGPSNRTMLGVVVPTADPARASLPQAPAPAPAAPPAPAYAAPDPLDATGDMSIAGLPSPAKRGRGLLLAMLAIGVLVMLGVVGGLAWWRFGPRDTPIRATVAQGEQGEVLDVEVPGAPEGSRVRFGGAEQPLASGRARLPLSAEALHVGDNPLSIDVVAPDGAVTTHRVTLTLELRVRADLSTLDAAEPAITVVVEALPGSTATLDAQPLALDAQGRGSRAYPIAAITPGADGSLAHQARWTVQPPSGEAAQGTLDTRVPLTTIQIDRPGDQVVTDRDRIEIAGAVPPQATVTIDGQSVPVNDGRFLHVYPLAQVGDATPRIVARAPGRAPATRTITIRRVADLAREAASFEVDRALTYARIAQAPAHFQGQRVALEGRVYNVDVQSGRSVLQMLVRDCPAGQRCPLWVTYPAATEVTVESWVRVLGTVAGEQQFRSESGQVRTVPRVDATYVLPASP, from the coding sequence ATGAGCGTCGCTCCCACGGTCTGCGCCGCCTGCGGGCACACGATCTCGACGGACGCGCGGTTCTGTGGACGCTGCGGCGCGCCGGTGAACGTCGAGATCGCGGCGCCGCCTCCGGCCTCGCGCGGCGGTCACGCGACGATGATCGGCGCGTCGCTCGACGAGCTCCCCGGTGCACCGCAGAAGGAGCCCGCGCGCACGCTGATCGACGCGCCGCTCCCGCCCCCGCCCGGCGCTGCGCCCCTGCCCAGCTCGCCGTTCGCGCCCACGCCGCTGAACAAGACGATGCTCGGCGTGTCGCTCCAGCCGCCTCCCGGCGAGCGTCCCGACACGCTTCCCGATCTGCCGCAGCAGCCCGAGCCCGCCGCGCGCGCGCCACAGAACCGCACGATGCTCGGGATGCCGGCGATCGACGCCGCTGCGATCGCCGCCGCCGCGCAGCGCGCGAGCGCACCACCCGCGCAGCCCGCATCGACCGCCGCGCCCGCCGCGCTCGCACCCCCGGCCGCCGCCCCGGCCGCACCGATGCCTCCCGCGGCCGCACCGATGCCGCCCGCGGCCGCACCGATGCCTCCCGCGGCCGCACCGATGCCCTCCGCGGCCGCACCGATGCCCTCCGCGGCCGCGCCGATGCCGCCCGCGGCCGCACCGATGCCGCCCGCGGCCGCACCGATGCCGCCTGCTCCCGCTCCGATCGCGCCCGTCGCCGCCGAGCCTGCGCCCGCGGCGTCCAAGCGCGCTGCGCTCGGCCCTTCCAACCGCACGATGCTCGGCGTCGTCGTGCCGACCGCCGACCCCGCGCGCGCCTCGCTTCCCCAGGCGCCCGCACCCGCGCCCGCTGCGCCTCCCGCGCCCGCCTACGCGGCGCCCGATCCGCTCGACGCCACCGGCGACATGTCGATCGCCGGTCTGCCCTCGCCCGCGAAGCGCGGTCGCGGGCTCCTCCTCGCGATGCTCGCGATCGGCGTGCTGGTGATGCTCGGCGTCGTCGGTGGGCTCGCGTGGTGGCGCTTCGGTCCGCGCGACACGCCGATCCGCGCGACCGTCGCGCAAGGCGAGCAGGGCGAGGTGCTCGACGTCGAGGTCCCCGGCGCGCCCGAGGGATCGCGCGTCCGCTTCGGCGGCGCCGAGCAGCCGCTCGCGTCCGGCCGCGCGCGCCTGCCGCTCTCCGCCGAGGCGCTGCACGTCGGCGACAACCCGCTCTCGATCGACGTCGTCGCGCCGGACGGCGCGGTCACCACGCATCGCGTGACCCTCACGCTCGAGCTCCGCGTCCGCGCCGATCTCTCGACGCTCGACGCCGCCGAGCCCGCGATCACCGTCGTCGTCGAAGCGCTCCCCGGCTCGACCGCGACGCTCGACGCACAGCCCCTCGCGCTCGACGCGCAGGGACGCGGCTCGCGCGCGTATCCGATCGCCGCGATCACGCCCGGCGCCGATGGGTCGCTCGCGCACCAAGCGCGCTGGACCGTGCAGCCGCCGAGCGGCGAGGCCGCGCAGGGCACGCTCGACACGCGCGTGCCGCTCACGACGATCCAGATCGATCGCCCCGGCGATCAGGTCGTGACCGATCGCGACCGCATCGAGATCGCCGGCGCGGTGCCGCCCCAGGCGACCGTGACGATCGACGGCCAGTCGGTCCCGGTGAACGACGGACGCTTCCTCCACGTGTACCCGCTCGCGCAGGTCGGTGACGCGACGCCGCGCATCGTCGCGCGCGCGCCCGGTCGCGCGCCGGCCACGCGGACGATCACGATCCGTCGCGTCGCGGATCTCGCGCGCGAGGCCGCGAGCTTCGAGGTCGATCGCGCGCTCACCTACGCGCGCATCGCGCAGGCGCCCGCGCACTTCCAGGGCCAGCGCGTCGCGCTCGAGGGCCGCGTCTACAACGTCGACGTGCAGAGCGGGCGCAGCGTGCTCCAGATGCTCGTGCGCGACTGCCCCGCGGGGCAGCGCTGCCCGCTCTGGGTCACGTACCCCGCGGCGACCGAGGTGACCGTCGAGAGCTGGGTGCGCGTGCTCGGCACCGTCGCGGGCGAGCAGCAGTTCCGCAGCGAGTCGGGCCAGGTCCGCACCGTGCCGCGCGTCGACGCGACGTACGTCCTGCCCGCGAGCCCCTGA
- a CDS encoding DUF4397 domain-containing protein yields the protein MIGTTKRVAICAALLALGGMTAACGDDDDGGGSDAGRADAGRDSGTTGDMDSGTDGGGDTGDAGSDAGTPRPYIRLAHLIPGGPPVHVCIHADGVPGTLALITRNTMMSPPPPQAVPYPGVSNYTNALPLLSLPYTVRVYNAADINEAAAQPCPAETATTPTPLITTEIDVSTDLTPGAYHTVAAIGLPGGAGAQAPQLIISVDDLSDPAAGKARVRLFHAVPNLPGNVDVCYDADGAGAGEPTRIFDDVAFSDVEDYIEIDPTPAGATFAVHIHNAAAPACAEATRALGPIPVPLPVPATPANLQSSFDEGEVITVFAAGRAAPLVQPADGSCADADECAGLNPTLPAAALVCNAAMRCQDRLGPTVIPWQDNLGI from the coding sequence ATGATCGGAACCACGAAGAGGGTCGCGATCTGCGCGGCGCTGCTCGCTCTGGGCGGCATGACCGCAGCCTGTGGAGACGATGACGACGGCGGTGGCAGCGACGCGGGCCGCGCGGACGCCGGCCGCGACTCGGGCACGACGGGAGACATGGACTCGGGCACCGACGGCGGTGGCGACACCGGCGACGCCGGCAGCGATGCGGGCACGCCGCGTCCTTACATCCGCCTCGCGCACCTGATCCCCGGCGGACCGCCGGTCCACGTCTGCATCCACGCGGATGGCGTCCCCGGCACGCTCGCCCTCATCACGCGGAACACGATGATGAGCCCGCCGCCTCCGCAGGCCGTCCCGTATCCCGGCGTCTCGAACTACACGAACGCCCTGCCGCTGCTCTCGCTGCCGTACACCGTGCGCGTCTACAACGCGGCGGATATCAACGAAGCCGCCGCGCAGCCGTGTCCGGCGGAGACCGCGACGACGCCGACGCCGCTGATCACGACGGAGATCGACGTCAGCACCGACCTCACCCCCGGCGCGTATCACACCGTGGCGGCGATCGGCCTGCCCGGCGGCGCGGGCGCGCAGGCGCCGCAGCTGATCATCTCCGTAGACGACCTCTCGGATCCCGCGGCGGGCAAGGCCCGCGTGCGCCTCTTCCACGCGGTGCCGAACCTCCCCGGCAACGTGGACGTCTGCTACGACGCGGACGGCGCGGGCGCGGGCGAGCCGACGCGAATCTTCGACGACGTCGCGTTCAGCGACGTCGAGGACTACATCGAGATCGACCCGACCCCGGCGGGCGCCACCTTCGCGGTGCACATCCACAACGCGGCCGCGCCGGCGTGCGCCGAAGCGACCCGCGCGCTGGGCCCGATTCCGGTCCCGCTCCCGGTGCCGGCGACGCCCGCGAATCTCCAGTCGAGCTTCGACGAGGGCGAGGTCATCACCGTGTTCGCCGCTGGGCGCGCGGCGCCGCTCGTTCAGCCGGCGGATGGCAGCTGCGCGGACGCGGACGAGTGCGCGGGGCTGAACCCCACCCTCCCGGCAGCGGCCCTCGTGTGCAACGCGGCGATGCGCTGTCAGGATCGCCTCGGACCGACGGTGATCCCCTGGCAGGACAACCTCGGGATCTGA
- a CDS encoding helix-turn-helix domain-containing protein gives MRDAHEAMGRRLRELRLERDLQQADVARRLGVSPAYLSLIEKGKRAVQLPLLFQALELYGVGMEDFMSSLGEPRVDDGLARLLDEPLFRTLNLSREDLATLGAEPKVATTITALFNLYKNTRSQLDHLLRDLAKQERDAGVAAVPVSGERDEPYGFDYSPFDEVTDFLEEVGNWFPSLEERADQWRRDHGLAEVERVTADALTRALREQDVHVQLVRGETSSVIRRLDREGGVLRISRDVPEHRRLFQLAHAIGLRLLDDEKLHEPIIAETTAGHSQTARLLKIHLANYFAGAVLLPYETFFREAQRLRYDVERLAHVFDASYETVAHRLCNLSDPKRRAVPFHFQRVDVAGNISKRYSATGLKFPHGTGSCPKWIVHTAFLTPHAIAKQYSLFPDGSIYFCFAKVIAEPIGGSLAKGTCYAIGLGTHADNAKHLAYADEMPFVDPQKMVVPVGTTCRFCERTDCNQRAAPSYKFAFRVDEYIKKDNFFSPLVVEDELTPAQSEPPPDVAIARLRKRR, from the coding sequence ATGCGCGACGCGCACGAGGCGATGGGGCGACGGCTGCGCGAGCTGCGGCTCGAGCGTGATCTGCAGCAGGCGGACGTCGCGCGACGTCTCGGGGTGTCGCCCGCGTACCTCTCGCTGATCGAGAAGGGCAAGCGCGCAGTGCAGCTCCCGCTGCTCTTCCAGGCGCTCGAGCTCTACGGCGTCGGCATGGAGGACTTCATGTCGTCGCTCGGCGAGCCGCGCGTCGACGACGGGCTCGCGCGTCTGCTCGACGAGCCGCTCTTCCGCACGCTCAATCTGTCGCGCGAGGATCTCGCGACGCTCGGTGCCGAGCCGAAGGTCGCGACGACGATCACCGCGCTCTTCAACCTCTACAAGAACACGCGCTCGCAGCTCGATCACCTGCTGCGCGATCTCGCGAAGCAGGAGCGCGATGCGGGCGTCGCCGCGGTGCCGGTGAGCGGCGAGCGCGACGAGCCCTACGGCTTCGACTACTCGCCGTTCGACGAGGTGACCGACTTCCTCGAGGAGGTCGGCAACTGGTTCCCGTCGCTCGAGGAGCGCGCGGATCAGTGGCGTCGCGATCACGGCCTCGCCGAGGTCGAGCGCGTGACCGCCGACGCGCTGACGCGCGCGCTGCGCGAGCAGGACGTGCACGTGCAGCTGGTGCGTGGCGAGACGAGCTCCGTCATCCGGCGGCTCGATCGCGAGGGCGGTGTGCTGCGCATCTCGCGCGACGTGCCCGAGCATCGTCGTCTCTTCCAGCTCGCGCACGCGATCGGGCTGCGCCTGCTCGACGACGAGAAGCTGCACGAGCCGATCATCGCCGAGACGACCGCGGGTCACTCGCAGACCGCGCGCCTCCTCAAGATCCACCTCGCGAACTACTTCGCGGGCGCGGTGCTGCTCCCGTACGAGACGTTCTTCCGCGAGGCGCAGCGACTTCGCTACGACGTCGAGCGCCTCGCGCACGTGTTCGACGCGTCGTACGAGACCGTCGCGCATCGGCTCTGCAACCTGAGCGACCCCAAGCGGCGCGCGGTGCCGTTCCACTTCCAGCGCGTCGACGTCGCCGGGAACATCTCGAAGCGCTACAGCGCGACGGGCCTGAAGTTCCCGCACGGCACGGGCAGCTGTCCGAAGTGGATCGTCCACACCGCGTTCCTCACGCCGCACGCGATCGCGAAGCAGTACTCGCTCTTCCCCGACGGCTCGATCTACTTCTGCTTCGCGAAGGTGATCGCGGAGCCGATCGGTGGCTCGCTCGCGAAGGGCACGTGTTACGCGATCGGGCTCGGCACCCACGCCGACAACGCGAAGCACCTCGCGTACGCCGACGAGATGCCGTTCGTCGACCCGCAGAAGATGGTCGTGCCGGTGGGCACGACGTGTCGCTTCTGCGAGCGCACCGACTGCAACCAGCGCGCGGCACCGAGCTACAAGTTCGCGTTCCGTGTCGACGAGTACATCAAGAAGGACAACTTCTTCTCTCCGCTGGTCGTCGAGGACGAGCTCACCCCCGCGCAGAGCGAGCCGCCGCCCGACGTGGCGATCGCGAGGCTGCGCAAGAGGCGCTGA
- a CDS encoding protease pro-enzyme activation domain-containing protein: protein MRLTIELAPRDPIALRELADAVSDPKSPQYGAYLDRAALEQRVVIDARERAAMRAWLGRHGASRAARAVDGPRSISVSTDAAALTSMFGAAIVRTLIAERRLGPELALSLPEPLRGRVRALALAHDHVAPPVSRVRATERVVAPPERGIAPADVRRGYRFDPMLRGRGETIAVMALGGVPRAEDLDGFWRAHDVPLPEIDLVPLTALGACASDPSARFETTMSVQWIGALAPAARVVVYVIDPALVADPWSTFLEAVLDDAARAPTIAVTSWSTPERQHRRVHGREGFAALLDQAAVLGVSVIAASGDWGACGGFPRVLTPAGPVCASLAPHATFPGCEARVLSVGGTQVIDVERWRERAWSAPVSDAIRDAVHLPHLASSGGFSETVAIPAWQRDVLAASYARSDGTAVVPHGRAQPDVALAAWGPAHAYRALLDDAWRDDAGGTSLAAPIWAAILACANEARRRVDRPRVGHVAPLLYAMRSLHPITEGATDLDLPALDARGRRTWKRVPGYVATSAWSPATGLGVPDVGALVAAITCREEPPMRAAMYQRKHVRSPNAAPKDYDFIRLPMQVDVAPLVDELERAGALPYVSSLWKWHRGTRFCVLRAGPPGALPGDELITGKDVDAPILATLPRVCALLDEAFPVRAPLAWIGLSPARSQIRMHVDNTQHWDEHHRIHVPLVTTPGARLMVSGGFVHMPAGSVWAFNNSRPHGAINTGPDRLHLVIDLASTPEVEAMLARGERVRGERDRDAVIALSRDPLGDGGAGERPEVLARMRMQ, encoded by the coding sequence GTGCGGCTGACGATCGAGCTCGCGCCGCGTGATCCGATCGCGCTGCGCGAGCTCGCCGACGCGGTGTCGGATCCGAAGAGCCCGCAGTATGGCGCGTACCTCGACCGCGCTGCGCTCGAGCAGCGCGTCGTGATCGACGCGAGAGAGCGCGCAGCGATGCGCGCATGGCTCGGTCGTCACGGCGCGTCGCGTGCGGCGCGCGCGGTCGACGGGCCGCGATCGATCTCGGTCTCGACCGACGCGGCAGCGCTCACGTCGATGTTCGGCGCGGCCATCGTGCGCACGCTGATCGCGGAGCGACGCCTCGGGCCCGAGCTCGCGCTCTCGCTGCCCGAGCCACTGCGCGGTCGCGTGCGTGCGCTCGCGCTCGCCCACGATCACGTCGCCCCTCCGGTGTCTCGAGTGCGCGCGACCGAGCGCGTCGTCGCGCCGCCCGAGCGCGGTATCGCGCCCGCGGACGTGCGGCGCGGGTATCGCTTCGATCCGATGCTGCGAGGACGCGGCGAGACCATCGCGGTGATGGCGCTCGGCGGGGTGCCGCGCGCCGAGGATCTGGACGGGTTCTGGCGCGCGCACGACGTACCGCTTCCCGAGATCGATCTCGTGCCCCTCACCGCGCTCGGCGCGTGCGCGAGCGATCCGAGCGCGCGCTTCGAGACCACCATGAGCGTGCAGTGGATCGGCGCGCTCGCGCCGGCCGCGCGTGTCGTCGTGTACGTGATCGATCCCGCGCTGGTCGCGGATCCGTGGAGCACGTTCCTCGAGGCGGTGCTGGACGATGCCGCGCGCGCCCCGACGATCGCGGTCACCAGCTGGAGCACGCCCGAGCGACAGCATCGACGGGTGCACGGCCGCGAGGGCTTCGCGGCGCTGCTCGATCAAGCCGCAGTGCTCGGCGTGAGCGTGATCGCGGCGAGCGGCGACTGGGGCGCGTGCGGCGGGTTCCCGCGGGTGCTCACGCCCGCTGGACCGGTGTGCGCGTCGCTCGCGCCTCACGCGACGTTCCCGGGCTGCGAGGCCCGCGTGCTCAGCGTCGGTGGCACCCAGGTCATCGACGTCGAGCGCTGGCGCGAGCGCGCGTGGAGCGCACCGGTCTCGGACGCGATCCGCGACGCGGTGCATCTGCCGCATCTGGCGAGCAGCGGCGGGTTCAGCGAGACCGTCGCGATCCCCGCGTGGCAGCGCGACGTGCTCGCTGCGTCGTACGCACGCAGCGACGGAACCGCGGTCGTTCCGCACGGACGCGCGCAGCCCGACGTCGCGCTCGCTGCGTGGGGCCCCGCGCACGCGTACCGCGCGCTGCTCGACGACGCGTGGCGCGACGACGCAGGCGGGACGAGCCTCGCCGCCCCGATCTGGGCCGCGATCCTCGCGTGCGCGAACGAAGCGCGACGTCGCGTCGATCGACCGCGCGTCGGCCACGTCGCGCCGTTGCTCTACGCGATGCGCTCTCTCCACCCGATCACCGAGGGCGCGACCGATCTCGATCTTCCCGCGCTCGATGCGCGTGGGCGTCGCACCTGGAAGCGCGTGCCCGGCTACGTCGCGACCAGCGCGTGGAGCCCCGCGACCGGCCTCGGCGTGCCCGACGTCGGCGCGCTCGTCGCCGCGATCACCTGCAGAGAGGAGCCTCCGATGCGAGCCGCCATGTACCAGCGCAAGCACGTCCGCAGCCCGAACGCCGCCCCGAAGGACTACGACTTCATCCGTCTTCCGATGCAGGTCGACGTCGCGCCGCTCGTGGACGAGCTCGAGCGCGCGGGCGCGCTGCCGTACGTGTCGAGCCTGTGGAAGTGGCATCGCGGTACGAGGTTCTGCGTGCTGCGGGCGGGCCCGCCGGGCGCGCTCCCGGGCGACGAGCTCATCACCGGCAAGGACGTCGACGCGCCGATCCTCGCGACGCTCCCGCGCGTATGCGCGCTGCTCGACGAGGCGTTCCCGGTGCGCGCGCCGCTCGCGTGGATCGGTCTCTCCCCCGCGCGCTCGCAGATCCGGATGCACGTCGACAACACGCAGCACTGGGACGAGCACCACCGCATCCACGTGCCGCTCGTGACCACCCCGGGCGCGCGCCTGATGGTCTCGGGTGGCTTCGTGCACATGCCCGCGGGGAGCGTCTGGGCGTTCAACAACAGCCGCCCGCACGGCGCGATCAACACCGGGCCCGATCGACTGCACCTCGTGATCGATCTCGCGTCGACGCCCGAGGTGGAGGCGATGCTCGCGCGCGGCGAGCGCGTCCGCGGCGAGCGCGATCGCGACGCCGTGATCGCGCTCTCGCGAGATCCGCTGGGCGATGGCGGCGCCGGGGAGCGACCCGAGGTGCTCGCGCGCATGCGAATGCAGTGA